One window from the genome of Epinephelus fuscoguttatus linkage group LG3, E.fuscoguttatus.final_Chr_v1 encodes:
- the LOC125885750 gene encoding rho GDP-dissociation inhibitor 1-like, which yields MAEDDLTTEQLAAIAAENEEPEPVNYKPPAQKTVKEIQELDKDDESLRKYKETLLGSGTTEIDPSVTNVQVTRMSLICEDAPNPLVLDLQGDLEAFKKQAFVLKEGVEYKIKISFKVNREIVSGLKYVQQTFRRGVKIDKSDYMVGSYGPRPNEYDFLTTVEEAPKGLVARGNYVIKSKFTDDDKHDHLSWEWNLNIKKDWKD from the exons ATGGCGGAGGATGACTTAACTACGGAGCAGCTAGCAGCCATTGCCGCTGAAAATGAAGAGCCAGAACCGGTGAACTACAAACCTCCAGCTCAGAAGACAGTGAAAGAGATCCAAGAGTTGGATAAGGATGATGAAAGCCTACGCAAATATAAGGAAACCCTGCTTGGTTCTGGGACCACTGAGATTG ATCCCAGTGTTACAAATGTTCAAGTGACCCGGATGTCTCTGATCTGTGAAGATGCCCCAAACCCCCTGGTGCTGGATCTGCAAG GAGACCTGGAGGCCTTTAAGAAGCAGGCATTTGTTCTGAAGGAGGGAGTCGAGTACAAAATAAAGATTAGCTTTAAG GTGAACAGGGAGATTGTTTCGGGTCTGAAGTATGTGCAGCAGACGTTCAGGAGAGGAGTTAAGA TTGATAAATCGGACTACATGGTGGGCAGCTATGGGCCTCGTCCCAATGAATATGACTTCCTGACCACGGTGGAGGAGGCTCCTAAAGGTTTGGTGGCGCGCGGCAACTATGTCATCAAATCCAAATTTACCGATGACGACAAGCATGACCACCTGTCCTGGGAGTGGAACCTCAACATCAAGAAAGACTGGAAAGACTAA